In Arcobacter ellisii, a genomic segment contains:
- a CDS encoding fumarate reductase iron-sulfur subunit has translation MSIEKGREITISVLKFNPRSKVSKPHFVEYKLEETPGMTLFIALMKIRETMDPDLSFDFVCRAGICGSCGMVVNGKPSLACRTLIANYPTGKLQLMPMPAFELIKDLSVNTGKWMDAMSKRVQSWIVTNEETDITKMEERIDPDVANDTFELDRCIECGICVASCGTMLMRPNFVGPVGLNRVARFEVDPHDKRTAEDFYELIGDDDGIFGCMSLMACEDHCPKHLPLQNKIAYLRRKLVALR, from the coding sequence AAAAGGTAGAGAAATAACTATTTCAGTTCTAAAATTCAATCCAAGAAGTAAGGTTTCTAAACCTCACTTTGTTGAGTACAAATTAGAAGAGACTCCAGGGATGACTCTTTTCATTGCATTAATGAAAATTAGAGAAACAATGGATCCAGATTTATCTTTTGATTTCGTTTGTAGAGCTGGTATTTGTGGTTCTTGTGGTATGGTTGTAAATGGTAAACCATCACTAGCGTGTAGAACATTAATTGCTAACTATCCAACTGGAAAATTACAATTAATGCCTATGCCTGCATTTGAATTAATCAAAGATTTATCTGTAAATACAGGTAAATGGATGGATGCTATGTCTAAAAGAGTTCAATCTTGGATTGTAACAAATGAAGAGACTGATATTACAAAAATGGAAGAAAGAATTGATCCAGATGTTGCAAATGATACATTTGAATTAGATAGATGTATAGAGTGTGGTATTTGTGTTGCTTCTTGTGGAACAATGTTAATGAGACCTAACTTCGTTGGACCTGTTGGATTAAACAGAGTTGCAAGATTTGAAGTTGACCCACATGACAAAAGAACTGCTGAAGATTTCTATGAATTAATCGGTGATGATGATGGAATCTTTGGTTGTATGTCTTTAATGGCTTGTGAAGACCATTGTCCAAAACACTTACCATTACAAAACAAAATTGCTTACTTAAGAAGAAAATTAGTAGCACTTAGATAA